In a single window of the Aminomonas paucivorans DSM 12260 genome:
- a CDS encoding V-type ATP synthase subunit E yields MSDVQNEKLNALRDIILDRADGQRSVLLREAKQEADTWTAQESEKLDRETDLVLQDARNRSEDIRRRQILTAERERSTETLRLQNRLLGEALGMLQDELVRLRDRDDYPQILAGLVLEGVAAAGQEGTYRVRLAAADAALGDQVVWMVKTERPGLELTFDPNPAPVLGGVWLASEDGRRQVNADWHQRAREMADELAERLMPLL; encoded by the coding sequence ATGAGCGACGTCCAGAACGAGAAACTGAACGCCCTGCGGGACATCATCCTGGACCGGGCGGACGGACAGCGGTCGGTGCTCCTTCGGGAGGCCAAGCAGGAGGCGGACACCTGGACGGCCCAGGAGTCGGAGAAGCTGGATCGGGAGACGGACCTGGTGCTTCAGGACGCCCGCAACCGGTCGGAGGACATCCGGAGACGCCAGATCCTCACGGCGGAGCGGGAACGCTCCACGGAGACCCTGCGGCTTCAGAACCGCCTTCTGGGGGAGGCCCTGGGGATGCTCCAGGACGAACTGGTGCGCCTCCGGGACCGGGACGACTACCCCCAGATCCTGGCGGGCCTGGTGCTGGAGGGGGTGGCTGCGGCGGGTCAGGAGGGGACCTACCGGGTCCGCCTGGCCGCCGCCGACGCCGCCCTGGGAGACCAGGTGGTCTGGATGGTCAAGACGGAGCGCCCGGGGTTGGAGCTGACCTTCGACCCCAACCCCGCCCCCGTCCTGGGTGGCGTGTGGCTGGCCTCCGAGGACGGCAGGAGGCAGGTGAACGCGGACTGGCACCAGCGGGCCCGCGAGATGGCCGACGAACTGGCGGAGCGGCTCATGCCGCTTCTGTAG
- a CDS encoding V-type ATP synthase subunit D — protein sequence MKLKMPPTRGNLVKAARAMVLAQGGHDLLEQKRQVLMMELVRHMDAAKSLQKDMASVFSGAYESLQRANVSLGIDTVEEIAQSVPLVSDITVRLRSVMGVEIPEVDPVDPVPIPSYSFHSSSSAMDKAYLRAREVLSLLARLAEVETSVYRLAVQVRKTHRRVNALEKVVIPANREAMVFIADVLEEGDREDFVRMKIAKEHRPGGRN from the coding sequence ATGAAGTTGAAGATGCCCCCGACTCGGGGGAACCTCGTCAAGGCTGCGCGTGCCATGGTCCTGGCCCAAGGAGGACACGACCTGCTGGAGCAGAAGCGTCAGGTCCTGATGATGGAGCTGGTTCGGCACATGGATGCCGCCAAGTCCCTCCAGAAGGACATGGCCTCGGTCTTTTCCGGGGCCTACGAATCCCTGCAGCGGGCCAACGTCTCCCTGGGCATCGACACGGTGGAGGAGATCGCCCAATCCGTGCCCCTGGTCTCGGACATCACCGTCCGGCTCCGCTCCGTCATGGGGGTGGAAATCCCTGAGGTGGACCCGGTGGACCCCGTCCCCATCCCCAGCTACTCCTTCCACAGCTCCTCCAGCGCCATGGACAAGGCCTACCTGCGGGCGCGGGAGGTCCTTTCCCTCCTGGCCCGCCTCGCGGAGGTGGAGACCTCCGTCTATCGGCTGGCGGTGCAGGTTCGCAAGACCCACCGGAGGGTGAACGCCCTGGAGAAGGTGGTCATCCCTGCCAACCGGGAGGCCATGGTCTTCATCGCCGACGTGCTGGAGGAAGGGGATCGGGAGGATTTCGTCCGCATGAAGATTGCCAAGGAACACCGACCGGGAGGGAGGAACTAG
- a CDS encoding V-type ATP synthase subunit B has translation MALAEFRGIQQINGPFVLVEAVPGVGYGDLVDVVVPDGTLRRGRVVSLTEKAVLIQVFAGTGDLVPATTRLRFLGKPLEMPLAPSILGRTFTGLGEPRDGCGPVYGGKRVNVNGLPLNPMARKYPRDFIHTGISAIDTLTTLIRGQKLPIFSGNGLPHNQLAVQIATQSRLVGAENFAVCFAGIGIKHDDAAFFTQELSVKGRTNSIVTFLNLADDPVIERIATPRMALTAAEYLAYELGMHVLVIITDMTNYCEALRELGVAAGEVPSRKGYPAYMYSDLASLYERAGVVRDLKGSVTQLPILTMPNDDITHPIPDLTGFITEGQIVLSRELDAKGIYPPIDVLTSLSRLMKDGIGKGYTRDDHPGVASQLFASYSRVQDIRSLAGVVGEDELSKNDKMSLEFGRFFESRFLKQGREEDRDISLSLDMSWDILRALPKNELTRVSMDEIRGHLKP, from the coding sequence ATGGCGCTAGCGGAATTTCGCGGCATCCAGCAGATCAACGGGCCCTTCGTGCTGGTGGAGGCGGTCCCGGGGGTGGGGTACGGGGACCTGGTGGACGTGGTGGTCCCCGACGGCACCCTGCGCCGGGGACGGGTGGTCTCCCTCACGGAGAAGGCGGTGCTCATCCAGGTGTTCGCGGGAACGGGCGACCTGGTGCCCGCCACCACCCGGCTGCGCTTCCTGGGCAAGCCCCTGGAGATGCCCCTGGCCCCTTCCATCCTGGGGCGCACCTTCACGGGCCTGGGGGAACCCCGGGACGGCTGCGGCCCCGTGTACGGGGGCAAGCGGGTCAACGTCAACGGCCTGCCCCTGAACCCCATGGCCCGCAAGTACCCCCGGGACTTCATCCACACGGGGATCTCCGCCATCGACACCCTCACCACCCTGATCCGGGGCCAGAAACTGCCCATCTTCTCGGGCAACGGGCTGCCTCACAACCAGCTGGCGGTGCAGATCGCCACCCAATCCCGCCTGGTGGGGGCGGAGAACTTCGCCGTGTGCTTCGCGGGCATCGGCATCAAACACGACGACGCGGCCTTCTTCACCCAGGAACTCTCGGTGAAGGGACGCACCAACAGCATCGTCACCTTCCTGAACCTGGCGGACGACCCGGTGATCGAGCGGATCGCCACCCCCCGCATGGCCCTGACCGCGGCGGAGTACCTGGCCTACGAGCTGGGAATGCACGTGCTGGTCATCATCACCGACATGACCAACTACTGCGAAGCCCTGCGGGAACTGGGAGTGGCGGCGGGAGAGGTGCCCAGCCGGAAGGGCTACCCCGCCTACATGTACAGCGACCTGGCCTCCCTCTACGAGCGGGCGGGGGTGGTGCGAGACCTGAAGGGCAGCGTGACCCAGCTTCCCATCCTCACCATGCCCAACGACGACATCACCCACCCCATCCCGGACCTGACGGGGTTCATCACGGAGGGGCAGATCGTCCTCTCCCGGGAGCTGGACGCCAAGGGGATCTACCCCCCCATCGACGTGCTCACCAGCCTCTCCCGGCTCATGAAGGACGGCATCGGCAAGGGCTACACCCGGGACGACCACCCCGGCGTGGCCAGCCAGCTCTTCGCCTCCTACAGCCGGGTGCAGGACATCCGCTCCCTGGCGGGGGTGGTGGGGGAAGACGAGCTCTCCAAGAACGACAAGATGTCCCTGGAATTCGGCCGGTTCTTCGAATCCCGCTTCCTGAAGCAGGGAAGGGAGGAGGACCGGGACATCTCCCTTTCCCTGGACATGTCCTGGGACATCCTGCGGGCTCTCCCCAAGAACGAGCTGACCCGCGTCTCCATGGACGAGATCCGAGGACACCTCAAGCCGTGA
- a CDS encoding V-type ATPase subunit yields MFDTALGERTAVGVKSHVLYGRLLKDEAVWELLHAESVGEIAERLRHAPGYQAHLETLPPRDVHRYDLEGLIKAIPLTEAAAFLNYLNGPRDAFLRAWVERHEADNLKSLLRWILSGRQDREELRRRLWEVPDSKLPGDLLLSARDFPELLETLRGTRYYRVIREPMKHLIDGESNLFALEMALDIEAESHIHQALWVLAPEDRRLILPLFGARIDLINLYWLYRGRRFFRMAPEELMNRLLPCRYRIRPAQLRAMTRAQTLEEALELLSQTPYGRVFHESAPQDELVVERDIKRFLLLSAREIYRVGPPAFHTAMSYFMLRELEIEDLTTIIEDVRYDYDRRHAAVYLARPLLFGGDNPWQ; encoded by the coding sequence TTGTTCGACACCGCGCTGGGGGAACGCACCGCCGTAGGGGTCAAGTCCCACGTCCTCTACGGTCGCCTTCTCAAGGACGAAGCGGTCTGGGAACTCCTCCACGCGGAGAGCGTGGGGGAGATCGCGGAGCGGCTGCGTCATGCCCCGGGATACCAGGCCCACCTGGAAACCCTGCCTCCCCGGGACGTGCACCGCTACGACCTGGAGGGCCTCATCAAGGCCATCCCCCTCACCGAGGCGGCGGCCTTCCTGAACTACCTCAACGGGCCCCGGGACGCCTTCCTTCGTGCCTGGGTGGAGCGCCACGAGGCGGACAACCTCAAAAGCCTGCTGCGCTGGATCCTCTCCGGGCGCCAGGACCGGGAGGAGCTGCGCCGGCGCCTCTGGGAGGTGCCGGACTCCAAGCTGCCGGGGGATCTGCTCCTCTCCGCTCGGGACTTCCCGGAGCTGCTGGAGACCCTTCGGGGCACCCGGTACTACCGAGTGATTCGGGAGCCCATGAAGCACCTCATCGACGGGGAATCCAACCTCTTCGCCCTGGAGATGGCCCTGGACATCGAGGCGGAGTCTCACATCCACCAGGCCCTCTGGGTCCTGGCCCCGGAGGACCGGAGGCTCATCCTCCCCCTCTTCGGGGCCCGCATCGACCTCATCAACCTTTACTGGCTCTACCGGGGGAGGCGGTTCTTCCGCATGGCCCCGGAGGAACTGATGAACCGTCTCCTCCCCTGCCGCTACCGCATCCGACCGGCTCAGCTTCGGGCCATGACCCGGGCCCAGACCCTGGAGGAGGCCCTGGAGCTGCTCTCCCAGACCCCCTACGGGCGGGTGTTCCACGAATCCGCCCCCCAGGACGAACTGGTGGTGGAACGGGACATCAAGCGCTTTCTCCTCCTCTCCGCCCGGGAGATCTACCGGGTGGGGCCCCCTGCCTTCCACACCGCCATGAGCTACTTCATGCTCCGGGAGCTGGAGATCGAGGACCTGACCACCATCATCGAAGACGTCCGGTACGACTACGACCGGCGCCACGCCGCGGTCTACCTGGCCCGGCCGCTCCTCTTCGGAGGTGACAACCCATGGCAGTGA
- a CDS encoding transposase, with the protein MQEFYEKVPRWGTVWLKRWYWRASHSRLEPVKKLARTIKNHWEGVLNHIRTGIDNGILEGRNSLFKAASAKARGYRTSTYAALSYLLVNAKMQLRFPGPREAAHTG; encoded by the coding sequence CTGCAGGAGTTCTACGAGAAGGTCCCGCGCTGGGGGACCGTGTGGCTGAAACGCTGGTACTGGCGAGCCAGCCACAGCCGCCTGGAACCGGTCAAGAAGCTGGCCCGAACCATCAAGAATCACTGGGAGGGGGTCCTGAATCACATCCGAACCGGGATCGACAACGGCATCCTGGAGGGACGCAACAGCCTCTTCAAGGCCGCCTCGGCGAAAGCCCGAGGCTACCGCACCTCCACCTATGCGGCTCTGAGCTATTTACTGGTCAACGCTAAGATGCAACTGCGGTTTCCTGGGCCCCGGGAAGCAGCCCATACGGGATGA
- a CDS encoding V-type ATP synthase subunit F, with amino-acid sequence MHAFLVSDNHDTQVEMRLAGIQGVVVHGPEGTRQAMEEALALPDLGILVVTEKAAALVPDLMQRLRERGELPLVVEIPDRHGTLRGPDFLTRYVRDAIGVKME; translated from the coding sequence ATGCACGCCTTTCTGGTGAGCGACAACCACGACACCCAGGTGGAGATGCGCCTGGCGGGGATCCAGGGAGTGGTGGTCCACGGCCCCGAGGGAACTCGGCAGGCCATGGAGGAAGCCCTGGCCCTCCCGGACCTGGGAATCCTGGTGGTGACCGAAAAGGCTGCGGCGCTCGTCCCCGACCTGATGCAGAGGCTTCGGGAGCGGGGGGAGCTGCCGCTGGTGGTGGAGATTCCGGACCGGCACGGAACGCTGCGGGGACCGGACTTCCTGACCCGGTACGTCCGGGACGCCATTGGGGTGAAGATGGAATGA
- a CDS encoding V-type ATP synthase subunit A codes for MRNPQGLQIGEPVTGSHESLSVSLGPGLVGGFFDGIGRPLGTLMERQGVYIAPGLNVPQVDPTTEWDLVPVAKVGDMATQGSLLATVQETPLLLHRILTPPGVEGEIVEMAPQGALRSDGIVARVKDPFGHETPIPLVQRWPVRLPRPYRERLLPNEPLVTGQRVIDGLFPIAKGGAAAIPGGFGTGKTVTQHQLAKWSEAQVVVYIGCGERGNEMTDVLEEFPVLEDPRSGRPLMERTILIANTSNMPVAAREASIYTGITLAEYFRDMGYDVALMADSTSRWAEALREISGRLEEIPAEEGFPAYLPTRLAEFYERAGRVVTQGGETGSITIIGAVSPPGGDFTEPVTRHTKRFIRCFWGLDKNLANARHFPAISWLDSYSEYAQEVEDWFSSHVDPRWGSLRDRAREILAEDERIQQIIRLVGEDVLPDDQRLLAFTAFLVKNGYLQQSAFGPDSYSPPEKGFAILDLILHFHEKAAGLVKKGVPLSLLKDGEPVDAITHLRELKAEDKGAFEDLRKRLDAHLDRVGAERTPTREPRPGDAGGDASWR; via the coding sequence ATGAGGAACCCCCAGGGTCTCCAGATCGGGGAACCCGTCACGGGCTCCCACGAGTCCCTCTCCGTGTCCCTGGGCCCCGGCCTGGTGGGAGGCTTCTTCGACGGCATCGGCCGCCCCCTGGGGACCCTCATGGAGCGCCAGGGGGTCTACATCGCCCCGGGACTCAACGTGCCCCAGGTGGACCCGACGACGGAATGGGATCTGGTGCCCGTGGCCAAGGTGGGAGACATGGCCACGCAGGGCTCCCTGTTGGCCACGGTGCAGGAGACCCCCCTTCTCCTCCACCGCATCCTCACCCCTCCCGGGGTGGAGGGGGAGATCGTGGAGATGGCCCCCCAGGGAGCCCTCCGCAGCGACGGGATCGTGGCCCGGGTGAAGGACCCCTTCGGCCACGAGACCCCCATCCCCCTGGTGCAGCGGTGGCCCGTCCGGCTGCCCCGGCCCTACCGGGAGCGGCTGTTGCCCAACGAGCCCCTGGTGACGGGACAGCGGGTCATCGACGGCCTCTTCCCCATCGCCAAGGGGGGCGCCGCCGCCATCCCCGGAGGCTTCGGCACCGGCAAGACCGTGACCCAGCACCAGCTGGCCAAGTGGAGCGAGGCCCAGGTGGTGGTGTACATCGGCTGCGGCGAGCGGGGCAACGAGATGACCGACGTGCTGGAGGAGTTCCCGGTGCTGGAGGACCCCCGGTCCGGGCGTCCCCTCATGGAGCGCACCATCCTCATCGCCAACACCTCCAACATGCCCGTGGCGGCCCGGGAGGCCTCCATCTACACGGGCATCACCCTGGCGGAGTACTTCCGGGACATGGGATACGACGTGGCCCTCATGGCGGACTCCACCAGCCGCTGGGCGGAGGCCCTCCGGGAGATCTCCGGTCGCCTGGAGGAGATCCCCGCGGAGGAGGGCTTCCCCGCGTACCTGCCCACCCGTCTGGCGGAGTTCTACGAGCGGGCGGGGCGGGTGGTCACCCAGGGCGGGGAGACGGGGAGCATCACCATCATCGGCGCCGTGTCTCCCCCGGGGGGAGACTTCACGGAGCCCGTCACCCGACACACCAAGCGGTTCATCCGCTGCTTCTGGGGGCTGGACAAGAACCTGGCCAACGCCCGGCACTTCCCCGCCATCTCCTGGCTGGACTCCTACAGCGAGTACGCCCAGGAGGTGGAGGACTGGTTCTCCTCCCACGTGGACCCCCGATGGGGCTCCCTGCGGGACCGGGCCCGAGAGATCCTGGCGGAGGACGAGCGCATCCAGCAGATCATCCGCCTCGTGGGGGAGGACGTGCTCCCGGACGACCAGCGCCTCCTGGCCTTCACCGCCTTCCTGGTGAAGAACGGCTACCTCCAGCAGAGCGCCTTCGGGCCGGACTCCTACTCCCCTCCGGAGAAGGGCTTCGCCATCCTGGACCTGATCCTGCACTTCCACGAGAAGGCCGCGGGGCTGGTGAAGAAAGGGGTGCCCCTGTCCCTCCTGAAGGACGGGGAACCCGTGGACGCCATCACCCACCTGCGGGAGCTGAAGGCGGAGGACAAGGGAGCCTTCGAGGACCTGCGCAAGAGACTGGACGCCCACCTGGACCGGGTGGGGGCCGAGCGGACTCCCACCCGGGAGCCCCGACCCGGCGACGCGGGAGGAGATGCGTCATGGCGCTAG
- a CDS encoding FecCD family ABC transporter permease encodes MLRGRVLAASAALGCLTGGALLCGLLVGEWPLTAGEVLRLLREGPGGASGDPAASVLWSIRLPRTAAAFASGAVLAGAGVLFQAALRNPLAEPYTLGVASGGAFGAACAILLGLSATAPAAFAGSLGALGLVWLLGRRGDATRMVLAGVVVGSLLGAALTLLKALAGEKVAAIVLWLLGSFSGATWSQAALAAAGAGVCALVGLASWRELDILASGTQARALGVDEGRVRLRLLVGGSLGTSLVVSQFGVVGFVGLVGPHLLRFCVGPGHRALLPLSLLGGGALLVLADAGARCLEELPVGVLTALLGGPLFCLILWRRP; translated from the coding sequence GTGCTCCGAGGGCGGGTCCTGGCGGCTTCCGCCGCCCTGGGATGCCTGACGGGAGGGGCCCTCCTCTGCGGCCTCCTGGTGGGGGAGTGGCCCCTTACGGCGGGGGAAGTGCTGCGTCTCCTCCGGGAAGGGCCCGGGGGAGCGTCCGGGGACCCCGCCGCCTCGGTGCTCTGGAGCATCCGGCTGCCTCGAACGGCGGCGGCTTTCGCCTCCGGGGCGGTGCTGGCCGGGGCGGGGGTGCTGTTCCAGGCGGCGCTGCGCAACCCTCTGGCGGAGCCCTATACCCTGGGGGTCGCCTCCGGGGGGGCCTTCGGGGCCGCCTGCGCCATCCTCCTGGGCCTTTCCGCCACGGCTCCCGCGGCCTTCGCGGGAAGCCTCGGCGCCCTGGGGCTGGTGTGGCTCCTGGGGCGCCGGGGGGACGCCACCCGGATGGTGCTGGCGGGGGTGGTGGTGGGCAGCCTCCTGGGGGCGGCCCTGACCCTCCTGAAGGCCCTGGCGGGGGAGAAGGTGGCGGCCATCGTCCTGTGGCTTCTGGGGAGTTTCTCCGGCGCCACCTGGTCCCAGGCCGCCCTGGCGGCGGCGGGGGCGGGGGTCTGTGCCCTGGTGGGGCTGGCCTCCTGGCGGGAGCTGGACATCCTGGCCTCGGGCACCCAGGCCCGGGCCCTGGGGGTGGACGAGGGGCGGGTTCGGCTGCGCCTGCTGGTGGGAGGGTCCCTGGGCACGTCCCTGGTGGTGAGCCAGTTCGGTGTGGTGGGGTTCGTGGGCCTGGTGGGACCCCACCTGCTTCGGTTCTGCGTGGGGCCGGGGCATCGCGCCCTGTTGCCCCTGTCTCTGCTGGGAGGAGGGGCGCTGCTGGTCCTGGCGGACGCGGGGGCCCGCTGTCTGGAGGAGCTGCCCGTGGGGGTCCTGACGGCCCTCCTGGGAGGGCCCCTCTTCTGCCTGATCCTCTGGAGACGGCCGTGA
- the cobT gene encoding nicotinate mononucleotide-dependent phosphoribosyltransferase CobT: MLAEANGPEPHRDSNPELTKKPTGHRRSDKDMFFLFIGASDICKVPGLSAAGANPQVVPFTAPADADLVCWGRPRVVDVVPVDPQGHPTPALVTRAARLESGFPYLAVRSGSYLPPACPFLDLGALPGGDPQEGPAVPEARGIFEAARELGGNLASLPGPFVLGESVPGGTTTALLVLRALGRPGMVSSAGPENPVPAKEQVWERASSRGGISFGGLGSDPLEAVRQLGDPMQAAVAGFVAGLPRTCEVVLAGGTQMVAVAAVLRHLGEDRPLVVATTRYVDQDPSAHFREMARDLEVEAYAAPLDFSACPFPGLADYERGFVKEGVGAGGSVWYAQRLGVSPQRVCARTEELYRLMTQGA; the protein is encoded by the coding sequence ATGCTCGCGGAAGCGAACGGCCCCGAGCCGCACCGTGATTCTAACCCCGAGCTTACGAAAAAGCCAACGGGGCATCGGAGGAGTGACAAGGACATGTTCTTCCTGTTCATCGGCGCCAGCGACATCTGCAAGGTCCCGGGGCTTTCCGCCGCCGGGGCGAACCCCCAGGTGGTCCCCTTCACCGCCCCGGCGGACGCGGACCTGGTCTGCTGGGGGCGTCCCCGGGTGGTGGACGTGGTCCCCGTGGACCCCCAGGGACACCCCACCCCTGCCCTCGTCACCCGGGCGGCCCGTCTGGAGTCGGGCTTCCCCTATCTGGCGGTCCGATCGGGGTCCTACCTGCCCCCCGCCTGTCCGTTCCTGGACCTGGGGGCCCTCCCGGGAGGGGACCCCCAGGAGGGCCCGGCGGTGCCGGAGGCCCGGGGGATCTTCGAGGCCGCCCGGGAGCTGGGGGGCAACCTGGCTTCCCTGCCGGGGCCCTTCGTGTTGGGGGAATCCGTCCCCGGAGGTACCACCACGGCGCTGCTGGTGCTGCGGGCCCTGGGCCGTCCCGGCATGGTCTCCTCCGCGGGGCCCGAGAACCCCGTCCCCGCCAAGGAGCAGGTCTGGGAACGGGCCTCCTCCCGGGGAGGGATCTCCTTCGGCGGCCTGGGCTCGGATCCCCTGGAGGCGGTGCGCCAGCTGGGGGACCCCATGCAGGCCGCCGTGGCGGGTTTCGTCGCGGGGCTGCCCCGGACCTGCGAGGTGGTCCTGGCGGGGGGCACCCAGATGGTCGCGGTGGCGGCGGTGCTGCGCCACCTGGGGGAGGACCGTCCCCTCGTTGTGGCCACCACCCGGTACGTGGACCAGGACCCGTCGGCCCACTTCCGGGAGATGGCCCGGGACCTGGAGGTGGAGGCCTACGCGGCACCCCTGGACTTCTCCGCCTGTCCCTTCCCCGGGCTGGCGGACTACGAGCGGGGCTTCGTGAAGGAGGGAGTGGGGGCGGGGGGCTCGGTGTGGTACGCCCAGCGCCTGGGGGTGTCCCCCCAGCGGGTCTGCGCCCGAACGGAGGAGCTGTACCGCCTCATGACCCAGGGGGCCTAG
- a CDS encoding V-type ATP synthase subunit I, with protein MAVIKMMALTLIGPNEEMEAVARQMVLMGGFQPLPLDLLLNDRNLRSRVSTETGNPYDDLLLKLGAVWKVAGESAPDPFPVPLDESFTLERLSREVHGAAGKLELWERRREFLAEELEELEATRICVACLNDLGRSPRDLAETEFVPIFFGRTTDENYKRLEESAEGAPLLVIPLRSSGGNTWTLVITVPGYLEGTKKLLETIYFREYSLQGVAERLDPKNPLGTLETRISQHRKAMEALTRAGKHLLSDHRTEYETLFSRVYTMQRVYDLCKGRGEVSGLFVLSGWIPADTLDSVKETVGKEAPRSSLMVEESGTLPYPGIRVPTLLRNLPLVRAFQDVVGLYSLPSYGEIDPSFFVALSFCLFFGFMFGDVGHGLILILGALFLQKKRILKKSLATVMKSAGTMSVVFGFLYGSVFGLEDVIPALWLSPMKDMGKLLGISIGLGVGMVSLGMVLNMVARYREGDFGRLLFDGGGLTGLVFYWSAAGALFAGFAGISLPFPSWAVSAALVGLLAIMFLRDVLARTLLHQKKGAPGEEEPGFLHFFEVLHGLLSFLSNTASFVRLAAFALNHVGLSLAVLMLSEMVHELPGGLFFKVVILVLGNAVIVALEGLIVFIQTLRLEYYEFFSKFYRGGGKAFHPVRWNRPERARTTPS; from the coding sequence ATGGCAGTGATCAAAATGATGGCCCTGACCCTCATCGGCCCCAACGAGGAGATGGAGGCGGTGGCCCGGCAGATGGTCCTCATGGGAGGGTTCCAGCCCCTCCCCCTGGACCTGCTCCTGAACGACCGCAACCTCCGGTCCCGGGTAAGCACCGAGACGGGCAACCCCTACGACGACCTGCTCCTCAAGCTGGGGGCGGTGTGGAAGGTCGCGGGGGAGTCCGCCCCGGACCCCTTCCCCGTTCCCCTGGACGAGTCCTTCACCCTGGAGCGCCTCTCCCGGGAGGTGCACGGGGCGGCGGGAAAGCTGGAGCTTTGGGAGCGACGCCGGGAATTCCTGGCGGAGGAACTGGAGGAGCTGGAGGCCACCCGCATCTGCGTGGCCTGCCTGAACGACCTGGGACGATCGCCCCGGGACCTGGCAGAGACGGAGTTCGTCCCCATCTTCTTCGGCCGGACCACGGACGAGAACTACAAGCGTCTGGAGGAGTCCGCCGAGGGGGCACCCCTCCTGGTGATCCCGCTTCGAAGCAGCGGGGGCAACACCTGGACTCTGGTGATCACCGTGCCGGGCTACCTGGAGGGGACGAAGAAACTCCTGGAGACCATCTACTTCAGGGAATATTCCCTCCAAGGGGTGGCGGAGCGCTTGGACCCAAAAAATCCCTTGGGGACCCTGGAGACGCGCATCTCCCAACACCGCAAGGCCATGGAGGCCCTCACCCGGGCGGGGAAACACCTGCTCTCGGACCACCGGACGGAGTACGAGACCCTCTTCTCCCGGGTCTACACCATGCAGCGAGTCTACGACCTCTGCAAGGGTCGGGGAGAGGTGAGCGGGCTCTTCGTCCTCTCCGGCTGGATCCCCGCGGACACTCTGGATTCGGTGAAGGAGACGGTGGGCAAGGAGGCCCCCCGAAGCTCCCTGATGGTGGAAGAATCGGGCACCCTGCCCTACCCGGGCATCCGGGTCCCCACGCTGCTGCGCAACCTGCCCCTGGTGCGGGCCTTCCAGGACGTGGTGGGGCTCTACAGCCTCCCCTCCTACGGGGAGATCGACCCGTCTTTCTTCGTGGCCCTGAGCTTCTGCCTCTTCTTCGGTTTCATGTTCGGGGACGTGGGACACGGACTGATCCTCATCCTGGGAGCCCTGTTCCTCCAGAAGAAGCGCATCCTCAAGAAGTCCCTGGCCACGGTGATGAAATCCGCGGGCACCATGTCCGTGGTCTTCGGCTTCCTCTACGGCAGCGTCTTCGGCCTGGAGGACGTGATCCCCGCCCTGTGGCTCTCCCCCATGAAGGACATGGGCAAGCTCCTGGGCATCTCCATCGGCCTGGGGGTGGGGATGGTCAGCCTGGGGATGGTGCTCAACATGGTCGCCCGGTACCGGGAGGGGGACTTCGGCAGGCTGCTCTTCGACGGGGGCGGCCTGACGGGACTGGTGTTCTACTGGTCCGCCGCGGGGGCGCTGTTCGCGGGCTTCGCGGGCATTTCCCTGCCCTTCCCCAGCTGGGCGGTCTCGGCGGCCCTGGTGGGCCTGCTGGCCATCATGTTCCTCCGGGACGTGCTGGCCCGGACGCTGCTGCACCAGAAAAAGGGCGCTCCCGGGGAGGAGGAGCCGGGGTTCCTCCACTTCTTCGAGGTGCTCCACGGGCTGCTCTCCTTCCTGAGCAACACCGCGTCCTTCGTGCGCCTTGCCGCCTTCGCCCTGAACCACGTGGGCCTGTCCCTGGCGGTGCTCATGCTCTCGGAGATGGTCCACGAACTCCCGGGAGGCCTCTTCTTCAAAGTGGTCATCCTGGTGCTGGGCAACGCGGTGATCGTGGCCCTGGAGGGGCTCATCGTCTTCATCCAGACCCTCCGGCTGGAATACTACGAGTTCTTCAGCAAGTTCTACCGGGGAGGAGGGAAGGCCTTCCACCCCGTCCGCTGGAACCGTCCCGAGCGGGCCCGGACCACCCCCTCCTGA
- a CDS encoding ATP synthase subunit C, with product MWGLALCGVSVAGLVGAGLVLRNRRLPRAKGILLSSLSGSALLLVAGALVALGSHPALAAEGVSAVATASTGAGLGFLAASLATGLACLGAGFAVSSVGSAALGLVGEKPEMLGSTLIYLGLAEGIAIYGVIVSLLILGKF from the coding sequence ATGTGGGGTTTGGCACTGTGCGGGGTTTCTGTGGCGGGTCTGGTGGGCGCGGGTTTGGTGCTGCGAAACAGGCGCCTTCCCCGGGCGAAGGGGATCCTCCTTTCCAGCCTGTCGGGGTCGGCTCTGCTTCTGGTGGCGGGGGCCCTGGTGGCCCTGGGCAGCCATCCCGCCCTGGCGGCGGAGGGAGTTTCCGCCGTGGCCACCGCCAGCACCGGAGCGGGGCTGGGCTTTCTGGCCGCCAGCCTGGCCACGGGCCTGGCCTGCCTGGGGGCGGGTTTCGCCGTGAGCAGCGTGGGATCCGCCGCCCTGGGACTGGTGGGAGAGAAGCCGGAAATGCTGGGAAGCACCCTGATCTACCTGGGGCTGGCGGAAGGGATCGCCATCTACGGGGTCATCGTCTCCCTGCTGATCCTGGGCAAGTTCTAG